From the Butyrivibrio fibrisolvens genome, one window contains:
- a CDS encoding helix-turn-helix domain-containing protein, protein MYATDFAQVGANILDKIERKGMTQQSLADALGISKQVMNKIIKGSKAINVNELAKIASVIGTTTDELLTVSGEPVSADSMSFMGSVTDEETLEKIELMRSAIDEIHMLEELLHA, encoded by the coding sequence ATGTATGCAACAGATTTTGCGCAGGTTGGCGCCAATATATTGGATAAAATAGAAAGAAAAGGCATGACTCAACAAAGTCTTGCAGATGCACTTGGTATTTCCAAGCAGGTTATGAATAAAATAATTAAGGGCAGTAAGGCTATCAACGTAAATGAACTCGCAAAGATAGCGTCAGTAATAGGAACTACAACTGACGAGTTACTTACTGTATCAGGAGAGCCAGTGTCCGCAGATAGTATGAGTTTCATGGGATCGGTAACTGACGAGGAGACATTAGAGAAGATAGAACTGATGAGATCAGCTATTGATGAGATTCATATGTTGGAGGAATTACTCCATGCGTA
- a CDS encoding ADP-ribosylglycohydrolase family protein, which translates to MAVKGAVLGDILGSQYEFDRQLDLDWKNVPLISGLPMGFTDDTVMTLAIKKAIVEGLDLTDTMVRIGRRYPDCGYGGRGVLWRIRGIGC; encoded by the coding sequence ATGGCAGTAAAAGGTGCAGTGCTTGGAGATATCCTTGGTTCTCAGTACGAATTTGACAGGCAATTGGATCTTGATTGGAAGAATGTGCCGCTTATTAGCGGTCTTCCAATGGGATTCACAGATGATACAGTTATGACGCTGGCTATTAAGAAGGCTATTGTAGAAGGACTAGACCTGACTGATACTATGGTCAGGATAGGCAGAAGGTATCCTGATTGCGGCTATGGTGGCAGAGGAGTTCTATGGAGGATTCGGGGAATTGGATGCTGA
- a CDS encoding vWA domain-containing protein yields MSKGYTEIIYILDRSGSMGGLESDTIGGFNSMMEQQKKTGEKAVVSTVLFDDVCEVIHDRVPIEKVEKMTDKQYYVRGCTALLDAVGGAIHHIGNVHKYAREEDRPEKTIVVITTDGMENASCKYSRDKIEKMVKRQQKKYGWEFIFIGANIDAYAEAQKYGIRRDRAVNYVCDDIGTANVYAGVSKAVCSVMMADSLCEVEGCLDNSDWDEEINADYQRRGNGRKARR; encoded by the coding sequence ATGAGTAAAGGATATACAGAGATTATTTATATTTTGGATAGATCAGGTTCTATGGGTGGTCTTGAATCAGATACAATCGGCGGTTTCAATTCCATGATGGAGCAGCAGAAGAAGACTGGGGAGAAGGCTGTTGTTTCGACAGTGCTTTTTGATGATGTATGTGAAGTAATCCATGACAGAGTTCCTATTGAAAAGGTTGAGAAGATGACGGACAAGCAGTACTACGTTAGGGGCTGTACAGCTCTTCTTGATGCAGTGGGCGGCGCTATTCATCATATCGGTAACGTGCACAAATATGCCAGGGAAGAGGACAGGCCGGAGAAGACTATCGTAGTTATCACTACGGACGGTATGGAGAATGCAAGCTGCAAGTATTCCCGTGACAAGATAGAGAAGATGGTTAAGCGTCAGCAAAAGAAATACGGCTGGGAGTTCATCTTCATCGGTGCCAATATTGACGCATATGCAGAGGCTCAGAAGTATGGTATTCGCAGGGACAGGGCTGTTAACTATGTGTGTGATGATATAGGTACAGCCAATGTGTACGCAGGTGTTTCTAAGGCAGTTTGCTCAGTAATGATGGCTGATAGTTTGTGTGAGGTTGAAGGCTGTCTTGATAATAGTGATTGGGACGAGGAGATAAACGCAGATTATCAGAGACGTGGCAATGGCAGAAAGGCAAGGAGGTAA
- a CDS encoding macro domain-containing protein, producing the protein MPFQIIRNDITKVKADAIVNTANPEVAIGDGVDSAIYKAAGVDKLFAERQKIGRLNPGEVAITPAFNMDAKFIIHASGLWWEGGSSGEAELLRQCYDKSLQLAVSHKCQSIAFPLLATGTYRFPQRLAMEIAVDSFTRFLEEHDIEIFLVVFGDKAVKISGDLGEEVISFIDDDYVGSALSDEYRYEGLPEEFDDYSDRDLGSLDSEEADKDLDYSGEVFRASSVSARRGFSPRELDDSFDKKVKPLKSLDDVLKGIYKDSFEKHLQKMINKKGLKNSEVYAAANISKQYFSKLLKGQVKPSKEKVLALAVGLRLNMDETVDLLKLAGYALSPISQTDAVVEYFIEHEDYNVLKIDIVLFDYGLDPLSNG; encoded by the coding sequence ATGCCATTTCAAATTATCAGGAATGATATTACAAAAGTAAAAGCAGATGCCATTGTTAATACAGCCAATCCAGAAGTTGCTATTGGTGATGGCGTTGATTCTGCCATATATAAGGCAGCAGGAGTAGATAAGCTTTTTGCAGAGCGTCAGAAGATCGGAAGGCTTAACCCTGGCGAAGTAGCTATTACTCCGGCTTTCAATATGGATGCAAAGTTTATCATCCATGCAAGCGGCCTTTGGTGGGAAGGTGGAAGCAGCGGTGAAGCTGAGCTTCTTAGGCAGTGCTATGATAAGTCGCTGCAACTGGCTGTTTCTCATAAGTGCCAGTCTATTGCTTTTCCTCTACTTGCTACTGGTACTTATAGATTCCCTCAAAGACTTGCTATGGAGATAGCTGTAGATTCTTTTACCAGATTCCTTGAAGAGCATGATATAGAGATATTCCTTGTTGTGTTCGGTGACAAGGCGGTGAAGATATCAGGCGACCTTGGAGAGGAAGTCATAAGCTTCATTGATGATGATTATGTAGGCAGTGCTCTTTCTGATGAGTACAGATATGAAGGCCTTCCTGAGGAATTCGATGATTATTCTGATAGAGATCTTGGAAGTTTAGATTCAGAAGAGGCTGATAAGGATCTGGACTATAGTGGTGAGGTTTTTCGGGCTTCATCTGTTAGTGCTCGTCGAGGATTTTCGCCGCGGGAGCTTGACGATTCTTTTGACAAGAAAGTTAAGCCGTTAAAATCCTTGGATGATGTTCTTAAAGGTATATACAAGGATTCTTTTGAGAAGCACTTACAGAAGATGATCAACAAAAAAGGTCTCAAGAATTCGGAGGTATACGCAGCTGCGAATATATCGAAACAGTATTTTTCCAAATTATTAAAAGGACAGGTTAAGCCTTCTAAAGAAAAGGTCTTGGCACTGGCCGTGGGGCTTCGTCTCAATATGGATGAGACTGTGGATCTCCTCAAGCTGGCAGGCTACGCTTTATCGCCTATATCCCAGACAGATGCTGTGGTGGAATATTTCATAGAGCATGAGGACTACAATGTATTAAAAATAGATATTGTACTGTTTGATTACGGCTTAGACCCGCTGTCAAATGGATGA
- a CDS encoding aspartate dehydrogenase, with the protein MFFKKKPEKLTYDKENKKPVIRASICNGEMVAGFQDIHTGAFEEVMLVRSDAEIADFMHQYGITEKVEKIY; encoded by the coding sequence ATGTTTTTCAAGAAGAAGCCTGAAAAGCTAACCTATGACAAGGAAAATAAAAAGCCGGTTATCAGAGCGAGTATTTGTAATGGTGAAATGGTAGCCGGTTTTCAGGATATTCATACCGGGGCTTTTGAGGAAGTGATGCTTGTAAGAAGCGATGCAGAAATCGCTGATTTTATGCATCAGTATGGGATTACGGAAAAGGTTGAGAAGATTTACTGA
- a CDS encoding AAA family ATPase, which yields MLDEGSSLPIQGVSINWDKIDENSYLRRIDAIKDLDYLAFRKNITIFVGENGSGKSTMLEAIAVNYGFNPEGGTRNYSFSTYDSHSELCDAIRLSRGFNKPGWGYFLRAESFYNVASAEEEYSRLGGVPQHFHERSHGESFLQLVQTNFKGHGLYLLDEPEAALSPQRQLTLLLEIVNCAKEDSQFIMVTHSPILLGIPGAEILSFDDGQIHPIDYEDTDSYQVTKMFIENREQLLNRLLN from the coding sequence TTGTTAGATGAAGGTAGTAGCTTGCCTATACAGGGCGTAAGCATTAATTGGGACAAAATAGATGAAAATAGCTATCTGCGCAGGATAGATGCAATTAAGGATTTAGATTATCTTGCCTTTAGGAAAAACATTACTATATTTGTGGGTGAGAATGGCAGTGGTAAATCTACTATGCTTGAAGCTATTGCAGTAAATTATGGATTTAACCCTGAGGGTGGCACCAGGAACTATAGTTTTTCAACCTATGATTCTCATTCGGAGTTATGTGATGCAATAAGGCTATCCAGAGGATTCAATAAGCCGGGGTGGGGATATTTCCTTAGAGCAGAGAGTTTTTATAATGTGGCATCAGCAGAGGAAGAATATAGTAGACTAGGTGGAGTTCCACAGCACTTCCATGAGCGTTCACATGGTGAAAGCTTTTTACAGCTGGTTCAAACGAATTTTAAAGGGCATGGGCTTTATCTTTTAGACGAGCCGGAGGCTGCATTATCACCGCAGAGACAGCTGACCCTGCTATTAGAGATAGTTAATTGTGCCAAGGAAGATTCTCAGTTTATCATGGTTACACATTCCCCTATTCTTCTTGGAATACCTGGAGCAGAGATATTAAGCTTTGATGATGGGCAGATACATCCTATAGATTATGAGGATACCGATAGTTATCAGGTTACAAAGATGTTTATAGAGAACAGGGAGCAGCTGCTTAACAGATTGTTGAATTAG
- a CDS encoding nucleotide pyrophosphohydrolase yields MDFEEVKKEVLKFTKDRDWDQFHTPENLAKSISIEAAELLECFQWSPEYDKKAATEELADIMNYCILMADKMGVNIEDAIMDKIQKNAAKYPVEKSYGSSKKYTELT; encoded by the coding sequence ATGGATTTTGAAGAGGTTAAGAAAGAGGTACTGAAATTCACTAAGGACAGGGACTGGGATCAGTTCCATACTCCTGAGAATCTTGCTAAGAGTATTTCAATAGAGGCAGCAGAGCTTCTGGAGTGTTTCCAGTGGAGCCCGGAATATGATAAGAAGGCTGCGACTGAAGAGCTGGCAGATATCATGAATTACTGCATTCTTATGGCGGATAAGATGGGCGTTAATATTGAAGATGCCATTATGGATAAGATTCAGAAGAATGCGGCTAAGTATCCTGTAGAGAAGAGCTATGGGAGTAGTAAGAAGTATACGGAGCTGACTTGA
- a CDS encoding DUF2075 domain-containing protein: MNNSEATKENLYVITNHKFPSDSYGEDDYLGNWPMLYILENGDKVYIGESTNVAERMKQHYNNKEKREFNKVHFIYSGRFNQSVTFDYESKLIQFVSADGKYTITNKNDGIANKNYFSKPEYDETFEALWNKLRSYNLAEHTLEYIKNSEFYKYSPFKELNKDQKILADNIIREIREGKELPIVVEGRPGTGKTIVAVYLMKYLRDYEDEKTHRFPFREKKMGLVIPQTSLRATLKSLFKKIEGLAAKDVIGASEAVKAGEWDILFVDEAQKLQVRRSIVGYQAYDNNNKKLGLPSDATELDWILKISKTPVFFFDPDQLSGPSGTTIEVFQDKVKMELSRRRRMTAYLTHFLRMQMRVKGGEEYINYVNDILHNVDVPRKTFDDYDFKIFTHFADFNKELYVKEKDMELCRMLAGYAWEWKTKNDKTAYDIEIEGVKKRWNHCLNNWINSDGALDEVGCIHTSAGYDLNYAFVILGNDIKYDDEKGRIYVDRSNYYDKRGKQSASDEELDLYIKNIYYVLMTRGIRGTYLYVCDEKLRNYFMKYVEEF; encoded by the coding sequence ATGAACAATTCTGAAGCTACCAAAGAAAACCTCTATGTCATAACCAATCATAAATTCCCCAGCGACAGCTACGGAGAAGATGATTATCTTGGCAACTGGCCGATGCTTTATATCCTGGAAAATGGAGATAAGGTCTATATTGGCGAGTCTACTAATGTTGCGGAGAGAATGAAGCAGCATTATAACAACAAGGAAAAGCGCGAATTTAACAAAGTTCATTTCATATATTCCGGCAGATTCAATCAGTCTGTAACTTTCGATTATGAGTCTAAGCTGATCCAATTTGTTTCTGCTGATGGTAAGTATACTATTACCAACAAAAATGATGGTATTGCTAATAAGAACTATTTCAGCAAGCCTGAATATGACGAGACCTTTGAAGCGTTATGGAATAAATTAAGGTCTTATAATCTTGCTGAGCACACGCTTGAATACATCAAGAACAGCGAGTTCTACAAATATTCTCCTTTTAAAGAACTAAATAAAGATCAAAAGATCCTTGCTGACAATATCATCAGAGAGATAAGAGAAGGTAAGGAGCTACCCATAGTAGTAGAGGGTCGACCAGGCACTGGTAAGACAATTGTCGCAGTTTATCTGATGAAGTATTTAAGGGATTATGAGGATGAGAAGACTCATAGATTCCCTTTCCGTGAAAAGAAGATGGGGCTTGTTATTCCTCAGACATCGCTTAGGGCTACGCTTAAGAGTCTTTTCAAAAAGATAGAAGGACTTGCTGCCAAAGATGTAATAGGTGCATCAGAAGCGGTAAAGGCTGGGGAGTGGGATATCCTTTTTGTAGACGAAGCACAGAAACTTCAGGTAAGGCGTAGTATCGTTGGATATCAGGCTTATGATAATAACAATAAAAAGCTTGGACTCCCAAGTGATGCAACAGAGCTTGACTGGATACTTAAGATCTCTAAGACTCCGGTTTTCTTTTTTGATCCGGATCAGTTATCAGGCCCATCGGGTACAACTATCGAGGTATTTCAGGACAAAGTGAAGATGGAGCTTTCAAGAAGAAGGCGTATGACTGCGTATCTGACACATTTCTTGAGAATGCAGATGCGTGTCAAGGGCGGAGAGGAGTATATCAACTATGTAAATGATATACTTCATAATGTTGATGTTCCAAGGAAGACATTTGACGATTACGATTTTAAGATTTTCACACACTTTGCTGATTTTAATAAAGAGCTCTATGTCAAAGAAAAAGACATGGAACTTTGCAGGATGCTTGCAGGCTATGCGTGGGAGTGGAAGACCAAGAATGACAAGACTGCATATGACATAGAAATCGAAGGTGTCAAAAAGAGGTGGAATCATTGCCTTAATAACTGGATTAATAGCGATGGAGCGCTTGATGAAGTTGGATGTATTCATACAAGTGCAGGATATGACCTTAATTACGCCTTTGTAATTCTCGGGAATGATATTAAATACGATGATGAAAAGGGTAGGATCTATGTAGATAGGTCCAATTATTATGACAAGCGTGGAAAGCAGTCGGCTTCGGATGAGGAACTGGATCTGTATATCAAAAATATATACTATGTTTTGATGACAAGGGGAATCAGGGGGACTTATCTGTATGTATGCGATGAGAAGCTTAGAAACTATTTTATGAAATACGTGGAGGAGTTTTGA
- a CDS encoding M48 family metallopeptidase, whose protein sequence is MSYSADTYRHHLDKCAFDALSKFPRFVKLCEAYSANYTEIMAKIQNMSELVRLGDKQMPKVYKLLPPICDKLGIDIPEFYYIKSGDMNAYTGGTTKPFVIVTSKLVDELNPQQLSSIIAHECGHIACKHSLYHSMAENLVNGVDNSPLRLFPAVRKLITPNLERALLFWDRCSELSADRAAVLCDGGDEALIDSLLKINGYGDDINRHEFVKQALDLKDFIDETKSAKAFQQMLDQWNSHPRLATRVYESHTWAESEEFYKILDGSYNIPEEEIEEKEIVAAKITVSAADTNSNEVPLPEGINLDTELERINYKLEKYNNRADGTDYAFAVISGIYSGIIDALFVGQCSITPEGIGLNHKQVNEFIQKYAKARGFKNDRLKDAIVDLEKAFKVAQDNVWKGAGIGVSASNHHLADLAHHPTPLGLMSAIIVQFLRIGTFVNKEGKWHFVLAKTDVGDIVEILSPAIITGILNWLVSLAEKTYEEETDQEVPKALHGIVHVVASTPLIIEIAKCADNWFGHLVSDMGGSKNTAGGGMGIPGIFVSLLYEISGLPILKDSGLPAFVNDLYEHQKLDLRHELSIYKNLGKQVIPVALNEIVVRLGFFINHLATEYADNGIANIRWNRVVPFGNRSVDRMMMIASMTFNIADTADAALHAGIESCGNWVLFAGSFVTRYNYVGAGRAALAIVKEISNEKKEAELIHLKLILTEAKTIDVIDQIRMYRDALEKRVSDYLAEDLKAFLTGFDYMNEGFKTGNSDLVIKGNVVIQRVLGREIQFADQKEFDELMDSDDSIIL, encoded by the coding sequence ATGTCATATAGTGCTGATACATACAGGCATCATTTAGATAAGTGCGCATTTGATGCACTAAGTAAATTTCCAAGGTTCGTAAAGCTGTGTGAGGCGTATTCAGCCAATTATACAGAGATAATGGCTAAAATTCAAAATATGTCTGAACTTGTAAGACTTGGTGATAAGCAGATGCCGAAAGTATATAAGCTGCTTCCGCCTATATGCGATAAATTAGGTATTGATATTCCCGAGTTCTATTATATAAAAAGTGGGGATATGAATGCCTATACAGGTGGAACTACAAAGCCTTTTGTGATTGTTACATCAAAGCTAGTTGATGAGCTTAATCCGCAGCAACTATCAAGCATAATAGCCCATGAATGTGGACATATCGCTTGTAAACATAGTCTATATCATTCGATGGCTGAAAATCTTGTTAATGGGGTAGATAACAGCCCACTTAGATTATTTCCTGCTGTGAGAAAGCTGATTACTCCAAATCTTGAAAGAGCATTGCTGTTTTGGGACAGATGTAGTGAATTGTCTGCTGACAGGGCAGCTGTATTATGTGATGGCGGTGATGAGGCTTTAATTGACAGTCTTCTTAAGATTAATGGATACGGAGATGATATCAACAGACATGAGTTTGTTAAGCAGGCGCTTGATCTCAAGGATTTTATTGATGAAACCAAATCTGCTAAGGCTTTTCAGCAGATGTTGGATCAGTGGAATAGCCATCCAAGACTTGCTACCAGAGTATACGAAAGTCATACATGGGCTGAATCTGAAGAATTTTATAAGATTCTTGATGGTTCATATAATATTCCAGAAGAAGAAATTGAAGAAAAGGAAATAGTGGCTGCCAAAATAACTGTTTCAGCTGCTGATACAAACAGTAATGAGGTGCCACTTCCTGAAGGAATAAATCTTGATACAGAGCTGGAAAGGATTAATTACAAGCTGGAAAAGTACAATAATCGTGCAGATGGAACAGACTATGCATTTGCAGTAATTAGTGGTATTTATTCAGGAATTATTGATGCATTGTTTGTGGGGCAGTGTAGTATAACTCCAGAAGGAATTGGATTAAATCATAAGCAGGTCAATGAATTTATTCAAAAATATGCAAAGGCGAGAGGATTTAAAAATGACAGATTAAAAGATGCAATCGTTGATCTGGAGAAGGCTTTTAAGGTTGCACAGGATAATGTATGGAAGGGTGCTGGTATAGGAGTTTCTGCGAGTAATCACCATCTTGCTGATCTTGCACACCATCCTACGCCGCTTGGACTTATGTCCGCTATAATAGTTCAGTTTCTAAGGATAGGAACGTTTGTTAATAAAGAGGGTAAGTGGCATTTTGTTTTAGCAAAGACAGACGTAGGTGATATTGTTGAAATTCTTTCTCCTGCTATTATAACAGGAATACTTAACTGGCTTGTTTCTTTGGCAGAAAAAACATATGAGGAAGAAACAGATCAGGAAGTTCCTAAAGCGCTTCATGGCATTGTTCATGTTGTTGCATCAACGCCTCTGATCATAGAGATTGCTAAGTGTGCAGATAACTGGTTTGGCCATCTTGTTAGTGATATGGGTGGTTCGAAGAATACTGCCGGTGGAGGAATGGGAATACCTGGTATATTTGTTTCCTTGCTATATGAAATATCGGGACTTCCAATTCTTAAAGACTCGGGGCTGCCTGCTTTTGTTAATGATCTTTATGAACATCAGAAACTTGACCTACGACATGAGCTATCTATATACAAGAATCTTGGAAAACAGGTAATACCAGTTGCCTTAAATGAGATTGTTGTAAGATTAGGCTTTTTTATTAATCATCTTGCAACCGAATATGCTGACAATGGAATAGCTAATATCAGATGGAACAGAGTCGTTCCATTTGGAAACAGATCGGTAGATAGAATGATGATGATCGCAAGCATGACTTTTAACATTGCAGACACTGCAGATGCAGCGCTTCATGCCGGAATTGAATCATGTGGTAACTGGGTTCTTTTTGCTGGATCATTTGTTACAAGATACAACTATGTCGGTGCTGGCAGAGCTGCTCTTGCTATAGTCAAAGAGATATCGAACGAGAAGAAAGAGGCAGAGCTTATTCACCTTAAGCTCATTCTTACAGAAGCCAAAACAATTGATGTTATAGATCAGATAAGAATGTATCGAGATGCATTGGAAAAGAGAGTATCAGACTATTTGGCTGAAGATCTTAAAGCATTCCTGACTGGCTTTGATTATATGAATGAGGGATTTAAAACAGGTAATTCTGATCTTGTTATAAAAGGTAATGTGGTAATTCAGCGCGTGTTAGGTCGGGAGATCCAGTTTGCTGATCAAAAGGAATTTGATGAACTGATGGATTCTGATGATTCAATTATCCTATAA
- a CDS encoding DNA/RNA non-specific endonuclease yields the protein MRIANFKINRILAMLIIIGLISSLPGLTLTKAHAKSDIPAYTGSASVVLNGNIPTFAASDITTVSYEQYGALDSLGRCTTAVACIGQDLMPTEPRGSIGTVKPTGWNQNKYPGLVDSDPPYLYNRCHLIGYQLTGENANENNLVTGTRYMNVDGMLPYENMVANYIESTGNHVMYRVTPVFEGNNLLCTGVQIESYSVEDSGQGICFNVFCYNVQPGVNINYADGSNSAIDGYVLIPNDVTEEDVTRSTTDQTTQQYSYVVNTNTKKFHYPTCSSVSDMKEKNKMYYEGTRDELVNLGYDPCKRCNP from the coding sequence CCTGCCGGGATTAACACTTACCAAAGCCCATGCCAAGAGCGACATACCGGCTTATACAGGAAGTGCATCAGTAGTCCTAAACGGCAATATACCAACCTTCGCAGCATCCGATATCACCACAGTATCATACGAACAGTATGGAGCACTTGATAGCCTTGGAAGATGTACAACAGCTGTAGCATGCATAGGTCAGGACCTCATGCCTACAGAGCCCCGCGGATCAATCGGAACTGTAAAGCCTACAGGTTGGAATCAGAACAAGTACCCAGGACTCGTTGACTCAGATCCGCCATATCTCTACAATAGATGCCATCTTATAGGCTACCAGCTCACAGGCGAGAATGCTAATGAGAACAACCTTGTCACAGGCACAAGGTACATGAACGTTGATGGTATGCTTCCATATGAAAACATGGTTGCGAATTACATAGAATCAACCGGTAATCACGTAATGTACAGGGTTACACCTGTATTTGAAGGCAATAACCTCCTGTGTACAGGAGTTCAGATTGAAAGCTACTCCGTAGAAGATTCAGGACAGGGAATCTGCTTCAACGTATTCTGCTACAACGTACAGCCGGGAGTTAATATCAATTACGCAGACGGCAGCAACAGCGCTATAGACGGATATGTTCTTATACCAAATGATGTGACAGAAGAAGATGTAACCAGAAGCACTACAGACCAGACCACGCAGCAGTATAGCTACGTTGTTAATACAAATACTAAGAAATTCCACTATCCTACATGCAGCAGTGTCAGCGATATGAAGGAAAAGAACAAAATGTATTATGAAGGAACGAGAGATGAGCTTGTAAATCTTGGGTATGATCCTTGTAAGCGGTGCAATCCATGA